The Megalobrama amblycephala isolate DHTTF-2021 linkage group LG7, ASM1881202v1, whole genome shotgun sequence genome window below encodes:
- the LOC125272305 gene encoding uncharacterized protein LOC125272305 isoform X2 — translation MTINDEKPAEKFQPYKELQERECLSQELGACCYQRVGNQTMHSEVKNVQWTQCNTCHGWLHTECAGIDRATDTSFNCGCHMKLPYCLKRTRAAAEKGMLESILTDEEIQKLAEDLRTGVLRSNRMYLKRHPNFNLKFKQNREALISIFNEKQTIAIIDRVDTVLGRDKTNLEELSFNLDVMTPEVTLCILRKLEGFSRYEAEKAFVSHVFFEGED, via the exons ATGACCATCAATGATGAAAAACCTGCAGAG AAATTCCAACCTTATAAAGAATTACAGGAACGTGAATGCTTATCACAGGAACTGGGGGCTTGCTGCTATCAAAGAGTCGGAAATCA aaCCATGCACTCAGAAGTAAAGAATGTACAGTGGACACAGTGCAATACCTGTCATGGTTGGCTTCACACAGAATGTGCAGGAATAGATCGAGCCACTGACACATCATTTAACTGTGGGTGTCACATGAAACTGCCCTATTGTTTAAAAAG AACGAGGGCTGCTGCGGAAAAGGGCATGCTGGAAAGTATCTTGACAGATGAAGAGATTCAa AAACTTGCAGAGGATCTTAGAACTGGGGTGTTGCGATCAAATCGAATGTATCTTAAACGTCACCCCAATTTCAATCTCaaattcaaacaaaacagagaagCCCTAATTAGTATCTTCAACGAAAAAcag ACGATAGCCATAATAGATAGAGTGGACACTGTATTGGGCCGTGACAAGACAAACTTGGAAgagctttcatttaatttagatGTTATGACACCTGAG gtaACCCTGTGCATCCTGAGAAAACTGGAGGGATTTAGCCGCTATGAAGCCGAAAAGGCTTTTGTAAGTCATGTTTTCTTTGAAG GTGAAGATTAA
- the LOC125273149 gene encoding uncharacterized protein LOC125273149: MLKHLGQTRDTNSQAENWFRTTKNIVLKNKLHRRPGDFIQTMHQFISGRMRGVRVTEIRQKVMEEKELEEIDKPLSQEEQWRKKKTKRKKSKYYNPPKAQIIKKASYTSPPWSGHGKLGQRFITMTNTCTIDNLLYIMYLAMKTRPFILSEIEQMKMKDSWMNTLLEVYQHFSVGQWSQGKISWLKNLDRFQGKDLWDAFGSEGDYVVCRLDYIHHNERLSVCDARKCPFPELSKLCWSVAVLCNDFSDLQQSINNWVADNHSLPCRKKWRNGRVCRGRRTYTARKFVHGVPPFVIMAIDATVTCDGHPEMQPPMLPSSVLLCDERQESPF; encoded by the exons ATGTTGAAACATTTAGGGCAAACCAGAGACACAAACAGTCAAGCAGAAAATTGGTTCCGTACCACCAAAAACATCGTCCTCAAAAACAAACTCCACAGAAGGCCTGGAGATTTCATCCAAACCATGCATCAGTTCATATCTGGTCGAATGCGTGGTGTCAGAGTAACAGAAATTCGGCAGAAAGTAATGGAGGAGAAGGAATTGGAAGAAATTGACAAACCACTAAGCCAGGAGGAgcaatggaggaaaaaaaaaacgaagagaaaaaaatctaaatactACAATCCCCCAAAGGCTCAGATAATCAAGAAGGCCTCTTACACATCTCCTCCATGGTCTGGCCATGGAAAGCTAGGACAGCGGTTCATAACTATGACAAACACATGCACCATCGACAATTTGCTGTACATTATGTACTTAGCAATGAAGACAAGACCATTCATTCTATCAGAAATTGAGCAAATGAAAATGAAGGACAGTTGGATGAACACATTGTTGGAGGTTTATCAACACTTCTCTGTTGGGCAGTGGTCTCAGGGCAAGATCTCCTGGCTAAAAAACTTGGACCGTTTTCAAGGGAAAGATCTATGGGATGCATTTGGATCTGAAGGTGACTATGTGGTTTGCCGTCTAGACTACATCCATCACAATGAAAGACTGTCTGTATGTGACGCTCGCAAATGTCCTTTCCCTGAGCTCTCAAAGCTTTGCTGGTCTGTTGCTGTACT GTGTAATGACTTCTCAGACTTACAACAGTCAATTAACAACTGGGTTGCTGACAATCATTCACTGCCATGCAGAAAAAAGTGGAG GAACGGAAGGGTCTGTCGGGGAAGAAGAACATACACAGCCCGCAAGTTTGTTCATGGAGTGCCTCCTTTTGTGATTATGGCAATAGATGCTACAGTCACCTGTGATGGTCATCCAGAAATGCAGCCACCAATGCTTCCTTCATCAGTTCTGCTTTGTGATGAAAGGCAAGAATCTcctttttaa
- the LOC125272305 gene encoding uncharacterized protein LOC125272305 isoform X1, whose translation MTINDEKPAEKFQPYKELQERECLSQELGACCYQRVGNQTMHSEVKNVQWTQCNTCHGWLHTECAGIDRATDTSFNCGCHMKLPYCLKRTRAAAEKGMLESILTDEEIQKLAEDLRTGVLRSNRMYLKRHPNFNLKFKQNREALISIFNEKQTIAIIDRVDTVLGRDKTNLEELSFNLDVMTPEVTLCILRKLEGFSRYEAEKAFVSHVFFEGKNALYFIFKWCKNALTFMKRLNSFY comes from the exons ATGACCATCAATGATGAAAAACCTGCAGAG AAATTCCAACCTTATAAAGAATTACAGGAACGTGAATGCTTATCACAGGAACTGGGGGCTTGCTGCTATCAAAGAGTCGGAAATCA aaCCATGCACTCAGAAGTAAAGAATGTACAGTGGACACAGTGCAATACCTGTCATGGTTGGCTTCACACAGAATGTGCAGGAATAGATCGAGCCACTGACACATCATTTAACTGTGGGTGTCACATGAAACTGCCCTATTGTTTAAAAAG AACGAGGGCTGCTGCGGAAAAGGGCATGCTGGAAAGTATCTTGACAGATGAAGAGATTCAa AAACTTGCAGAGGATCTTAGAACTGGGGTGTTGCGATCAAATCGAATGTATCTTAAACGTCACCCCAATTTCAATCTCaaattcaaacaaaacagagaagCCCTAATTAGTATCTTCAACGAAAAAcag ACGATAGCCATAATAGATAGAGTGGACACTGTATTGGGCCGTGACAAGACAAACTTGGAAgagctttcatttaatttagatGTTATGACACCTGAG gtaACCCTGTGCATCCTGAGAAAACTGGAGGGATTTAGCCGCTATGAAGCCGAAAAGGCTTTTGTAAGTCATGTTTTCTTTGAAGGTAAGAATgccttatattttatatttaaatggtGTAAAAATGCCCTAACGTTCATGAAAAgattaaatagtttttattag